Part of the Henckelia pumila isolate YLH828 chromosome 2, ASM3356847v2, whole genome shotgun sequence genome is shown below.
atatagaatcttGAATTAAGATTCCGTGATTTCgggttgatatatgatgtttgattacagaagtatgcctaaataaatatattcaatgcactagatatgttcatgatctaaaccagaatggaaagatatgccgatgagtagagattgcagagatatatttcagtaagattCTGGACTtgagtttaagttgtgaactggaatttatcAGAGAATTGAGGAGTTTGTGAATTGACTAATGCGTTTGAGGTTTCTCGAGTAGATAATGAtataaaaatcagttacagatgagtcttttatttgattttactgaagttattacatcataaaatcatgatttttgaaattcttgatattaatttcgaggttttggtaccgacctcaatcgattttgattgactcttatttttttatagagtctgatttgatctactcgtcttgagttgagatgctagtgagttgttttcacttagcatattgtcattcatattattgttctGTGTATGACCTTGAATTAAGTGAGTTTCACTAGTAGAATTTCTGCCTTTTACTTCGCTACTATTTACTTCGGAAATTATTAATTACGAAGTAAAATGTAACAATCAACTTCGGTAATATCACTGACGAAGTAAAAATGAACCTTTTACTTCGGATTTTAAAAAACCCGGGCTTCACTaataattttaagttgtattttacTTCGGTATATTATTTTTGACGaagtaaaaagaaaaaaaataaattttttaattataaacgCTGAAGTAAAAAAGAAGAACCAGATCCTTCACTTAATTTCCCATACACCTTTTTCTTTCGCTTAATAAAAAGCCAtcgttaaaaaaatcaaatgtgCGATCCCCTTTCTTCTTCAGCCATCCACCACCGCCGATTTGCATCTCCAGCCATCCATGACGCCGAGAATCGTTCGCCAACGCCAAAATTCGAAAGCCCAAGGTTTGAATCCTTCTATTTTGGTATCAATTTGGGTTTTACATATTTTGGACgatgttttcatttttttacaAGAATTcgggttttattttttttaaatgaattcaggttttccttttttatttgtgtttgaCATGTTTTGGAAGATTTTTCGTTCTTGTTGTTAGATCCAAAAAACTACAAATATATACGCCAATGTTTCCCGTTTTTTTTACGTTAATTTGGGTTTCTCTtttgatttgagttggtttCTCTTTTGATTTGAGTTTTATATGTTTTGGAAGATGATTCCTTATTGATATATAGTCTTGGCACAAGATATGCTCAGAACTTGTTTTGGTTCGGTCTAGTTTTAATGTGCTCTGCATTTAAACCTGATCTCATCTTTTCTCCCTCTGTTTTTTTGTACCGTTTTCgttctttgttttgtttttttggttCTTAATTTGATGAATTAAGATATGATCTGTGACATGTTATTAAGTTTTTTCTTCAATTTAACTTTTTATGTTATCGATCATTACATTGTCATAATGTTTTatggaaattttattttcttgcaCAAAAAGTTTTGGGACGTTTATTTTGTATTGATGTCTGAGATAAGAAGTTTAGTATgcttttagaatttttttaatcCAATACTCGCTTGCAATGAATTTTATGTGATTTGGCCCCATGACTATTCTTGGATCTATTGTCCGTAGAAGTGCACATTTCAAGAGAGAGTCATAATCTGCCGTCAGAACTTGGAAGAAAATAATGGCTTTAGACAGCATCGTTGGGTGTTGTTTGACAATAGAGGCaattgattttattaatttacAGGTGTTGGGAAATCCTGCTtacttctgcagttcactcacAATTGATTTCAGCCAGTGCACGATTTAACCATTGGTGTTGAATTCGGGGCCAAAATGATCACAATTGACAACAAGCCCATCAAGTTGCAGATTTGGGACACAGTTTGTCTTAATGTTCTTGTGACTTTATCTTGTATGAGTTATGGCTTTACGATCTGTAATTCTAGAACAAACCTTCGTTTTCCTATAGCTGTTGACAGTGTCAGATTTGGATTAAGCCGAATATACCGTCGAAGTATCATCTGACAATTTTTTTCTTTACTCACTAGATACATATGATCTCTATTAATCATGTGTAAAATATCAGGCTGGTCAAGAATCCTTTAGGTCCATTACAAGGTCCTACTACAGAGGTGCTGCTGGGGCATTGCTTGTTTATGACATCACCAGGTTGAGATTCCAATGACTTTTTAAAATTTGGAATTTAATTCGTGTTCCTATTGGACAATCTGATATTTAATTCTTCAGGAGGGAGACTTTCAACCACCTTGCCAGTTGGTTGGAGGATGCAAGGCAGCATGCGAATGCGAACATGAGCATAATGCTGATTGGAAACAAGTGCGATCTATCTCACAGAAGAGCAGTAAGCACAGAAGAAGGGGAATAATTTTCAAAGGAGCATGGCTTGATTTTCATGGAGGCATCTGCAATGATCGCTCAGAATGTTGAAGATGTGACATATTTTTCCAATATAAATACCCCTTGCTGGTACTCAGGTTTCATTGCATCCATACTTTGTATCAAATCTTTTATTATTGGTTTCTCTTTTTAGGCATTTATAAAGACCGTCTCAACAATCTACAGGAAGATTCAGGATGGAGCTTTTGATGTATCCAATGAGGTGAGATATGATTTGATTCTTGAGATCATAATTTGGAGTTTTTTCATAAGACGTTCTCTCTATTAGTGAATTTACTTTGTgtacaaaataaatttatctgtTACTGGTAGAAGATATGATAAATTTTGTTGAATGTTTGAAAATGCCTGAAACACACTAACTGGAAACTCTCCCTCTTAAGTATAGTATATCCACTGTTCCGTGACTAAAGCAATGATAAGAGATGAGGAAAGGGCAATAAATGATACACAACTAGGGTAGAGACAAGAGATGTCAACTATTTATATACTTCGATAGGATGCATAGTCAGTGCTACACCGCtataaagataatatatatatatggtctgGTTGATGATAAATCTGAAAAGCTGTCCTACTCATGTTGGATGTTTTGAGATATTGTATTTTGTAAATTAAGATGTTTGAATTGCATTGTGAAAAACTAGACAAGGACCAATCAACAAACTTAGTTGTTCATGTTAACCAACTTTATTGGATGTCCATGCTTATTATGTCTTTCTTGGATAGTCAAATGGAATCAAAGTTGGATACGGAGGTGTATCCGGACCTTCTGCAGGAAGAGATGGTGCTACTTCACAAGGAGGTGGTTGCTCTGCTTCTCGATCGGTATTCTTTTGGTTTGGAGGAAAATGGTATGTTTCTTGGATGTTAAAGCCAAAACTGAAGTATTCTGAAGAGTGTTTAttacttcaaattttgattatttgatttgactATTCATTGAAATCCATGTACTGATATCTGCAAAAAACAGTGATGGTTGAGTGATTTTGTGCTGGGAATTGTCAAATGTATGTAAGAAtgtttcttcaatatttttttttgtatatttttCTCTAAACAAATATTATGGTTTGTATTCAGGGTGAAATGGCACAAAAGTATACAAACGCGTGTACAGTCAAGGCAAAGAGAACTTGAAAACCTACACCAAATGCAAACAGTACATGTAAGAAACATGTTTCTCTCTGAAGTTTGCTAATCCTCCACTTGGAAGATTTCTATTGTTCCTGCACCTTAGTGTAAATGAAAGCAACACACCCAATAATGTCACTAAAATTAGTTTCTGGGCAAACTTACTTTACAATTTAAGGACCTTTTTCTGTAATTTAAACCTTTTGTATGCATCAAAGTgtctaatttatatatttttattctggGTACAAgaactataaatttttttagaacTGAAGAAATGTATTGATGATGACTTTATTATGCAGCTAGAGAAACTGAGCGACAAGAAATGTCAATCTGAATCTCAGCTTAAGTTCATCATAGAGGCCTGGCAACAGGTAAATCTTCATGAAGAGTGTAAGTTCCTGGTATAGGTTTTTGGTTTCATGCGATCACGAGACTATCATGAGAATGTTACTCCTTTTTGCAGTATAATGCTCCGGCGATGCAGGAACGACAAGTAGAAGCTTGGACTGAGAAAACATCACTGCATACTACCCCACAAACGTCACTAGGTTCCGATTACTCTGTTTCTCTAAAGCGGGATTCACTCTTCCTTGACCGTGAAAGAGAGCTAGAATCCCGTTTGAGTTCGTCCAGACTTTCAGTGTATGGAGCAGATCATGGACTTGAAAGTCGCCCTTCAGCAATAGGACATTCTGGCGGGCCTATTGTCACTCAGGTTTGGGAATGTACTTTGAATATTGCTTCTGTTCATTGAATTTAGGAGTTGGATGTTACTGCTTGCACTATTTCTTCCTTTAAATATGCCATGTTGATTCCTTGTGGCAGGTTGCACAGACAATGCAAGTACCACTTTCTTATGCAGAGGATATAATTGGAGTTCAGGGAGCAAATATTGATTACATTAGACTTCACCAGTGGTCACAGAGAGCAACTTCAGGGGAGCTATGGCAAGCTAGAATCCAGTTTACGACATTCCTACTCTCAGTTAGGTAGCAGTTCTTACGAAATATGTGTGGATGTGTACACGTTTTGGTGGTTGAATATGTCATTGTTAGTGTATTTTTGTGGATAGAGTACTTGTTGATTTATGTATGTGTCGTTTTGGgatggattaattaatattattagtgtatttttaagtttcaaaaatatatttatggcaTTATTGTATCTAAATCTTAATTTAGAAAATGTGTTCTATTGCTTCGGAAATTTTAGAATAAACGAAGTAAATCATTATCTTCTACTTCGTCTATTAATAAAATTACCAAAGTAAAAATTATTCTATTACTTCGGTAATTTCATTAATAGACGAAGTAAAAGAATGCATTTTAATACGGTAATATaggaaattaacgaagtaaaagatattattTCACTTTGTAAATTACTGAAGTAATAGACAATATTTAACTTcgaaaatttgattaaaatcgAAGTAAAAGAATACATTTTACTTTGGTTATATacgaaattaacgaagtaataGACAATATTTAACTTCGTCCAAAACTCGAAGTAAAATCTTAGTTTTTACTTCAGTAAATTCATTAATTGACGAAGTATAAGAATATATTTGACTTCGTTTTTTATGAAATTAGCGAAGTacaatatatgtttttactttggcaccggtccaattctgcctccaaaaaatgaccaaagacttcggtaatttaaggtataagacttcggtgattcagcgaagtaaaaaaataccctattacttcacgtgacactacttcggtaattaaGTGCCTATGACTTCAgttattaaccgaagtcttacgcgatttttctactagtgttTTCCTGCTTATGAATTTCAAAAGTTACTGATTggttgatgtatacattcagtatattataatatttttggactcgtaactgatagaatttccaattgagatttgggaaatagaacgaagagaagagatgaatgcgtgattgattgatcttttgaatttatgtgcttgaAGTATCGAGATAGATACGAAAACAGTCCGAATTGctgtaatccaaattaagtgagaattgatttggaaggattaaagcacattgagaggagatcaagttattagaattcaattaagaaatagaaatgaagaatgaaacaggcattcgatcaattgatttcagatttttgtgtattctggtttggaattcagatgaatatatgaccaattagaatgatttttgattgaaagCCATCCAGAACTGTTAAGAATATGAAAGAAACatagaaagtaaactgaagcaatgagaattcagtacagaatgccatatagagatatgaatggaagcctcagatcagaatgaatgaattctattatgattgattatttgattgtgcctgatatttctgaaaagagatatcagaatttgaagaattgcacaataatgaattcaatattcattcaataattgttttatcagaagataaagcaaatagaagtaacagaattagtatgttttcgaagttaaacatACAGAGAGGTTCCGATGAATTTGGaaatcgttgaccagatgagttcagtgatagtttagaaactccagaattgttatgagattgtgatttgaaagaatattttgtgaaactaccaagatgaaacagtttatgtgaagtaaacaggtggtagttatgaacagattgatgGAAATTACTGGATACGATAATTTGTCTGTATGATCAactcactgaattgtgattagatttgtTGTAAGACGAACaataagccaagaaataatgtctcagattgaaacattgggtttactattacattgtaatacagatgattctaagactttgagtactttttgaggtaaaggtgcAATTTGatatccttgaattggaagaataacCAGAGAAGATGCattgaatttcgagaatgaattttatctgacatgataccgattatcaacagtttTGAATACGTTGAAATCTGTGAATGCAACATAAACTCTGATTAATAGAtaatccgaatagactaatcagatttgtggaatacactgtatgagatgtgaataacagctatcCATTCAAatctgtgaagaagaaagagatatgatgaattacaggaatgattaaaatctattgtcaggattaagactttagatttattcgacagatgtggcatcgattgattgattgatgttctgagagttggttatatgtgattgtattataccatttgtcgattgatggattatctgagttgattttccggatattgagaatattctcagaactttgatacctgattcggtattacttgtcttgatgtgttgccacttgatgattataattcctgtaacagcttaATGAATCtattttgagataatgatatgatgaaaagaaatcagatttctttgtattggaatgatactactgaagtatatgatatcagatcagacatgatttgttgtcagcagatcagatttgatttgaggaacacaaagatgatgaatatgaatctgtatggaATGAAAGCAGAGAAGATGAACCAGatttagtaattgaatgatagatataacttttcaATCTGAAACTGAATAGTTAAGCAGAAAagtattcttgaaacatcattcaattcagaagtGAAACAGAGCAGAgttaatttacagattcagaatatgaagttgaatactgatcTTGAATCTATGAATTGAAgaacagtgtagacttgatttatgttctatactctgtatagaatgatatagagaaagaatcaaGTCGTCACCAAAGCTGAATTGCACTGAATGACATGTCAGACGGAATTGATGATTGTATTGGCCGaatgtattcttttcagctgaataagttcagtatctaagtgagattgaaagatgaagtgaGATACGAAATACAGagtggatgattgaagtgagaatcacttcagataatcattcagtctattagatttgatattctggatgaatacgatttcgaggacgaaatcatttcttagaggggaggtattgtaaggcccgaaaatattaaattattaattatggaatttgagaattaaatttcatattaagggctaatattgatttgagaagttatggaaatgatagattaaATTTTCGAACCGAAAATATTTagtttgagaatttacggattttgcgaattaaatttcgagaattcttaaattaatagaataaatattcgatttgaatatttatggaatttaagattaaattccatgtttcgggaattaacgaagattaattttgaagatgaaacccgaccaggggttgatttgaaaatatcgaagattcgagggctaaagtgcaaaaggccgggattattgatttaatccgaatttatttaattttaatccgagtatatttaatttgggaatatttagagtttcgattttaattctaatattcttaaattattttggattggaattgaattaaaacgaaggccgaggactgaattgcaattactgaagacttgagggaaaTTGGAAATCCTGAAGCAGAGCCGAGATcctctttattttctttaaaattggatttttcaaacgtcgataacttttgatccgctcgtccgatttcaattccgaaagatgttctggaatccttgcaacaagggcttcgatttgatgtaagtattttgttctctcggtatgttttgaagaacaaaatatggcagagatcagattatgaaactatgttgtgtttttgagttcgtatgtcgttcgatatcgcagtcggattggaaataaattaagaaacgaacttgtcatggtttcagcatgtttttgacttgttaacatgtgattatagctgctgatatgatgaattgaatgatgaattcagctgatataagtgatacgaatgattgagttgattagaaatgaattcgataccgagtcggttcccgattttcaatcgctacgccgtcggttGATGTTTTCacttcgttttgatagcctataactgagttgagatagttgtttagatgttatgaatgttatagcatttttatttctcgatttcagttgagtttcgaaggctaacgattcacgactccaagttgtaccgaataagaataagttgaagtttgaaatgatgttgattgaatctttattgatgattttgattcaattctgaaataattgaatagaatgaagtttgatatgtatgttttgatgctatgttccagagtttaataggagactattgactcaagaacctcaacttgaaaccgaagaagaagtgatcaagattgaagtgaatttgattgaagatggattgaggtttgaatgatcagattcttttaggagttgttgtacttcctatccagatgtggaacatcgtcaactcgagaatgaaatgTATAATGACAACATCGCGAGTCAGAgactgtgaaactcaagaacgactattcttgagttatcccgaacaaaccaaatacttgtttaagtacttgttcttgaggtagaacttatgttattgtcgatccatcgcaggtagtggatctttattgcttttgatatgattgtat
Proteins encoded:
- the LOC140880886 gene encoding uncharacterized protein isoform X1, coding for MEASAMIAQNVEDVTYFSNINTPCWKIQDGAFDVSNESNGIKVGYGGVSGPSAGRDGATSQGGGCSASRSVFFWFGGKWVKWHKSIQTRVQSRQRELENLHQMQTVHLEKLSDKKCQSESQLKFIIEAWQQYNAPAMQERQVEAWTEKTSLHTTPQTSLGSDYSVSLKRDSLFLDRERELESRLSSSRLSVYGADHGLESRPSAIGHSGGPIVTQVAQTMQVPLSYAEDIIGVQGANIDYIRLHQWSQRATSGELWQARIQFTTFLLSVR
- the LOC140880886 gene encoding uncharacterized protein isoform X2; this translates as MEASAMIAQNVEDAFIKTVSTIYRKIQDGAFDVSNESNGIKVGYGGVSGPSAGRDGATSQGGGCSASRSVFFWFGGKWVKWHKSIQTRVQSRQRELENLHQMQTVHLEKLSDKKCQSESQLKFIIEAWQQYNAPAMQERQVEAWTEKTSLHTTPQTSLGSDYSVSLKRDSLFLDRERELESRLSSSRLSVYGADHGLESRPSAIGHSGGPIVTQVAQTMQVPLSYAEDIIGVQGANIDYIRLHQWSQRATSGELWQARIQFTTFLLSVR
- the LOC140877517 gene encoding ras-related protein RABB1c-like, with the protein product MALDSIVGCCLTIEAIDFINLQPVHDLTIGVEFGAKMITIDNKPIKLQIWDTVCLNVLVTLSCMSYGFTICNSRTNLRFPIAVDSAGQESFRSITRSYYRGAAGALLVYDITRRETFNHLASWLEDARQHANANMSIMLIGNKCDLSHRRAVSTEEGE